The genomic segment CGCGCGCGTCGCGGTCGCGGTGCGCGAGACGCGACCCGCGATCGAGCGCGCCTGCCAGGCGCTGGTCGCCACACTCGAGGCCGGCGGGCGCTGGATCAACCTGGGCGCGGGCACCAGCGGGCGGATCGGAGCGCTCGACGCGGCCGAGATCCCGCCGACGTTCGGACTCGATCCCGAGCGCGTGCAGGCGCTGATCGCCGGCGGCGCGCCCGCGCTGACCGGCGCGGTCGAGGGCGCCGAGGACGACGTCGGCGCCGCGGTGCGCGAGCTCGGAAAGCTCGCGTTCGGAAGCGGCGACGCATTGGTCGCGCTCTCGGCGAGCGGCCGAACGCCGTACGCGCTGGCCGGGATCGAGCACGCCCGGGGGCTCGGCGCGCGCACGATCGGGATCACCTGCGTGCCCGACTCACCGCTCGCCACGCGCGCGGAGATCGCGATCGTCGCGGTGGTCGGCCCGGAGGTGATCGCGGGCTCCACGCGAATGAAGGGCGGACTCGCCCAGAAGATGATCCTGCACACGCTCTCGACCGCCGTGATGGTGAAGCTCGGGCGCGTTCAGGGGAACCTGATGACGGGACTTCGCGCGGTGAACACCAAGCTGCAGGAGCGCGGCGTGCGCATCCTGTGCGAGCTCGCGGCCGTGTCGCCGGCCGAGGCCGAGCGCGCGCTCGACGCGGCCGGCGGCTCGGTCGAGAAGGCGCTGTCGGAGCTCGGCCGGCGCTAGCGGTCGACGGCTCCGTCGAGCGGCGGCGCGGCGTTGAAGGTGTACGAGACGACGACGCCACGGGCGTCGAACCGGACCACGAGGTCGCGCGTCTCGGTGGTGCCGAAGAGCTTGTAGCGGTAGTGGCCGTAGGTCCAGGTGCGCCGCCCGTCTTCGACGCCCGCGCGCCACGGCTCGCCGAAGATCCGATGGACCTCGTCGCGCGTGGTCTGTCCGATCTGGAGCTGGCCGACGGCGTCCGTCGGGAACGGCCGGCCCACGGTGAGACACGCGCTGGTGAGAAGCAGCGCGAAGCTTGCGACGGTCGCGGCGGCGCCCCTGCGAAGCGGAGCCATGGCGCTCAGCTGATGATCTTTCGCATCGAGGCCGCGTCGGGCACGACGATTCGGGACGCCTCGGAGCGCTGCATCTCGCGCGCCTCCTCGATCATCTCCTCGACCGCGCGGCCCACGGCCTCGGGAAACTTCGCGATTGCCTCTTGCAGGGTCGTGGCCTCGATCAGACACGAGACCGGCACCGGGCCGACCTGCGACATGAGCTGGGTCTGGGCGATCCAGCGCGGCTGGCGCGACGGATCGGGCTCGCCCGCCACCGTGACC from the Deltaproteobacteria bacterium genome contains:
- a CDS encoding cytoplasmic protein, which gives rise to MSEARRVVGELSVDANNLYREESYTDLKVASLKRLVPVTVAGEPDPSRQPRWIAQTQLMSQVGPVPVSCLIEATTLQEAIAKFPEAVGRAVEEMIEEAREMQRSEASRIVVPDAASMRKIIS
- a CDS encoding N-acetylmuramic acid 6-phosphate etherase, whose translation is MAEAKKPAPGGPVTEAPNPRTRDLDRLPIAELVSRILDEDARVAVAVRETRPAIERACQALVATLEAGGRWINLGAGTSGRIGALDAAEIPPTFGLDPERVQALIAGGAPALTGAVEGAEDDVGAAVRELGKLAFGSGDALVALSASGRTPYALAGIEHARGLGARTIGITCVPDSPLATRAEIAIVAVVGPEVIAGSTRMKGGLAQKMILHTLSTAVMVKLGRVQGNLMTGLRAVNTKLQERGVRILCELAAVSPAEAERALDAAGGSVEKALSELGRR
- a CDS encoding outer membrane protein assembly factor BamE — its product is MAPLRRGAAATVASFALLLTSACLTVGRPFPTDAVGQLQIGQTTRDEVHRIFGEPWRAGVEDGRRTWTYGHYRYKLFGTTETRDLVVRFDARGVVVSYTFNAAPPLDGAVDR